The genomic segment GTCGGTGGCGACCTGGTCGTTGCGGGACCGGCCGGCGCGCAGCTTGCCGCCGAGGCTGCCGAGGCGCTCCAGCAGGCCGCGTTCCAGCGCGGTGTGCACGTCCTCGTCGTCCACGGTCGGGCGGAACGCCCCGGAGGCGCAGGCCGCCTCCAGGTCGTCCAGCGCCGCGAGCATCCGGCCCAGCTCGTCCGGGTCGAGCAGGCCGGCGCCGGCGAGGACCCGGGCGTGCGCGCGGGAACCGGCGATGTCGTACGGGGCGAGACGCCAGTCGAACTGGACGCTCACCGACAGCCGCGCGAGCGCCTCGGCGGGACCGCCGGCGAACCGGCCACCCCAGAGGCTCGTCCGGTTGGCGGGGGCGCTGTTCTCGGTCAGGCTCTTGTCGTCCACCCCACCCATTGTGGTGCCCCCCATCAGGCCCCTCCCATCCGGGCGTCCCGTTGCGCGGCCATCGTGCTGGGCAGTCCCCACAGTCGTACGAATCCCTTCGCCAGCGACTGGTCGAACGTGTCGCCGGTGTCGTAGGTGGCGAGACCGAAGTCGTAGAGGCTCGCCTCGGAGCGCCGGCCGGTGACCACCGCCCGGCCGCCGTGCAGGCGCAGCCGCACCTCGCCGCTGACGTGCCGCTGCGCGTCGTCGATGAACGCGTCCAGCGACCGCTTCAGCGGCGAGAACCAGAGCCCGTCGTAGACCAGTTCACCCCAGCGCTGGTCGACGCCGCGCTTGAACCGGGCGAGATCCCGCTCGACTGTGACCGCCTCCAGCTCCTGGTGGGCGGTGATCAGGGCGAGGGCGCCGGGTGCCTCGTACACCTCGCGGCTCTTGATGCCGACCAGCCGGTCCTCGACCATGTCGAGCCGGCCCACGCCGTGCGCCCCGGCGCGCCGGTTCAGCTCCCGGATCGCCTCGTAAGGCGTGACCGTCTCGCCGTCGATCGCGACCGGGACGCCGCCGTCGAACGTGATCACCACGTCGTCCGGGTCGCGTTCCGCCGCCGGGTCCTCGGTGTACGCGTAGAGGTCCTCGACCGGGGCGTTCCAGATGTCCTCCAGGAAGCCGGTCTCCACAGCCCGGCCCCACAGGTTCTGGTCGATCGAGTACGGCGACTTCGCCGACACGTCGATCGGCAGCCCCTTCTCCTGCGCGTACGCGATCGCCTTGTCCCGGGTCCAGGCGAAGTCCCGGGCCGGCGCGACGACCGTCAGGTCCGGCGCGAGGGCGGCCAGGCCGACCTCGAACCGGACCTGGTCGTTGCCCTTGCCGGTGCAGCCGTGCGACACGATCGTGCCGCCGTGGGCGCGCGCCGCCGCGACCAGGTGCTTGACGATCAGCGGCCGGGACAGCGCGGACACCAGGGGGTAGCGGTCCATGTAGAGGGCGTTGGCCCGGATCGCCGGCAGGCAGTAGTCGGCGGCGAACTCGTCGCGGGCGTCGACCACCTCGGACTCGACGGCGCCGCAGTCGAGCGCGCGCTGCCGGATCACGGCCATGTCCTCGCCGCCCTGGCCGACGTCCACGGCTACCGCGATCACCTCCGCGCCGGTCCGCTCGGCCAGGTACGGGATGGCGACCGAGGTGTCCAGGCCCCCGGAGTACGCCAGCACGACCCGCTCGGTCACGAGGTGCCCCCTTCGGCGGTGTCGTCGCGGCGGGCCCAGGCGGCGAGCCGCTCGCCCAGCGCGGCGCCGCCGTCGGCCTCGCGGGCCACGACGAGGATGGTGTCGTCGCCGGCGATGGTGCCGACGATCTCGGTCAGGCCGGCCCGGTCCAGCGCGCTGGCCAGGTACTGGGCGGCGCCCGGCGGCGTGCGCAGCACCGCGATGTTGCCGCTGGAGTCGACGCCGTTGAGCAGCTCACGCAGCAGCCGGACCAGCCGGGCCGGTGCGCCCTCGGCGTCGCGCAGCGGCCGGTGCCCGTCCTCCGGGATCAGGTAGACGCCGCGCCCGTCGCCGCCCCGCGCGGTCACCGCTCCCAGTTCCTTCAGGTCCCGCGACAGCGTGGCCTGGGTGACCTGGATGCCGTCCCCGGCGAGCAGGTCGGCCAGCTCGGTCTGCGAGTGGATGGGGGTGTCGCGGATCAGCTCGACGATGCGGGCGTGCCGCGCGGCGCGGGTCAGCGGAGCGGTCATGCGGATTCCTCCAGGAGAAACGTCAGCAGCGCCTTCTGGGCGTGCAGCCGATTCTCCGCCTGGTCGAACACCGCGCTGTGCGGGCCGTCGAGCGCCTCGTCGGTGATCTCCTCGCCCCGGTGGGCGGGCAGGCAGTGCAGCACGATCACGTCGGCGTCGGCGTACCCGAGCAGCGCGTCGTTGACCTGGTACGGCAGGAACGGGGTGATCCGGTCCAGCCCGTCGGACTCCTGCCCCATCGACGTCCAGGTGTCGGTGGCGACGACGTGCGCGCCGCGTACCGCCTTCGCCGGGTCGGTGAGCACCTGGACCGAGCCGCCGGTGGTGGCGGCGATCTTCTCGGCGCGGGCCACGATCTCCGGGTCCGGCTGGAAACCGGCCGGCCCGGCGATCCGCACGTGCATCCCGGCGGTCGCACCGGCCAGCAGGTACGAGTGGGCCATGTTGTTCGCCGCGTCGCCCACGTACGTGAGGGTCCGCCCGGCGGTGCCGCCGAAGCGCTCCCGCACGGTGAGCAGGTCGGCCAGCAGCTGGCAGGGGTGGTACGTGTCGGTGAGCGCGTTGACGACCGGCACCGTGGCGTGCGCGGCGACCTCGGCGATCCGGTCGTCGCCGTGGGTGCGCAGGACGATCGCGGCGACGTAGCGGGACAGCACCCGGCCGGCGTCGGCGAGCGTCTCGCCCCGCCCGAAGTGGGTGACCTGGGTGTCCACCACGAGCGGGTGCCCGCCCAGTTCGGCGATGCCCACGTCGAACGAGATCCGCGTGCGCAGGCTCTGCTTGTCGAACAGCACCGCCACCGACTTCGGCCCGGCCAGCGGCTGGTGCCCGTACCGGTCGGCCTTCATCCGGGCGGCGAGGTCGAGCACGGCGGCCTGCTCGGCGGGCGTGAGGTCGTCGTCGCGCAGGAAGTGGCGGATCATGCGGGAGCCTCCGTCGGGGTCGTGGCGTCGGACGCGGCGGCGGCGGTCGCTGCGGCGTCGGTGGAAGGGGGCGGCACGGCGGCGGACAGCGCGGCCGGCAGCGCGGCGAGGAACGCGTCGGCCTGCGCCGCGGTGAGGATCAGCGGCGGCGCGAGCCGGACCACGTCCGGCTGCACCGGGTTGACCAGGAAGCCCGCCTCGCGCAGCGCCGCCGCGGCAGCGCCGGAGACCGGCTGGTCGAGCACGACGCCCAGCAGCAGCCCGGCGCCGCGTACCTCGCGGACCAGCGGATGCCCGAGCGCCTCGACGCCGCGCCGCAGCCGCTCACCGATCCGCTTGACGTGGTCGAGCAGGCCCTCGTGGGCGATCGTGGAGACGACGGCGAGCGCGGCGGCGCAGCTGACCGGGTTGCCGCCGAACGTGGTGCCGTGCGAGCCGGGGGTGAGCAGGTCGGCGGCCCGCCCGAAGGCCAGGCAGGCACCCAGCGGCAGCCCGCCGCCGAGACCCTTGGCGAGGGTGATGACGTCCGGCTCGACGCCCTCGGCCTGGTGGGCGAACCAGTGGCCGGTCCGGCCGACGCCGGTCTGCACCTCGTCGAGCACCAGCAGCGCGCCGTGCGCGGCGGTGATCCGCCGGGCCGCGGCCAGGTAGCCGGGCGGCGGGACGACCACGCCGTTCTCGCCCTGGATCGGCTCGATGATCAGCATGGCGGTGTCGTCGGTGACCGCCTCTGCCAGCGCGTCGGCGTCGCCGAACGGCACATGTGTGACGTCGCCGGGCAGCGGGCGGAACGGGTCGGCCTTCGCCGGCTGCCCGGTCAGCGCCAGCGCGCCCATGGTCCGGCCGTGGAAACCGCCGTGGGTGGCGACCACGTGCCGGCGGCCGGTGAGCCGGGACAGCTTGAACGCCGCCTCGTTGGCCTCCGCGCCGGAGTTGGCGAAGAACACCCGGCCCGGGCGGCCGGCCAGCGCGAGCAGCAGCTCGGCCAGCGCCACCGGTGGCTCGGCGACGAACAGGTTCGACACGTGCCCGAGCGTCGCGACCTGCTTGCTGACGGCGGCCACCACCGCCGGGTGGGCGTGGCCGAGCGCGTTGACGGCGATGCCGCCGAGCAGGTCGACGTACTCGCGGCCGGTCTCGTCGACCACGACGGCGCCGGAGCCGGAGACGAGCGCCAGCGGCGGCGTGCCGTAGTTGTCCATCATGGTGGCGTTCCACCGCTGCAGAAGCGTGCTCATGAGTCGATCACCATGGTTCCGAAGCCTTCCGACGTGAACACTTCCAGCAGCGTGGAGTGGGCGACCCGGCCGTCGACGACGTGCGCGGCGGGCACTCCCCCGCGCACCGCCCGCAGGCAGGCCTCCATCTTCGGGACCATGCCCGACTCCAGGGACGGCAGCAGCTTCGCCAGGTCGTCCGCGGTGATCTCGCTGATCAGGCTGGACGTGTCGGGCCAGTTCGCGTACAGGCCCGGCACGTCGGTCAGCACGACCAGTTTGCGGGCGTCCAGCGCCACCGCGAGCGCGGCGGCGGCGGTGTCCGCGTTCAGGTTGTGCAGCACCCCGTCGGCATCAGGCGCGACGGTCGAGATGACCGGGATCCGGCCGGCGGCGATCAGGTCGGTGACCGCCGAGACGTTCACCGACTCCACGTCGCCCACCTGGCCCACGTCGACCGCTTCCCCGTCCACGTACGCGGGGCGGCGCACCGCGGTGAACAGCCCGGCGTCCTCACCGGAGAGGCCGACCGCGTACGGGCCGTGCGCGTTGATCAGCCCGACCAGTTCCCGGCCGACCTGACCGACCAGGACCATCCGGACCACGTCCATCGCCTCCGGGGTGGTGACCCGCAGGCCGCCCCGGAACTCGCTGGCGATGCCCAGGCGGCCGAGCATGGCGGAGATCTGCGGGCCACCGCCGTGCACCACGACCGGCTTGAGGCCGGCGTAGCGCAGGAACACCATGTCGGCGGCGAAGGCGCGCTGGAGTTCGGGGTCGACCATGGCGTTGCCGCCGTACTTGACCACGACGGTGGCGCCGGAGAAACGGGCCAGCCAGGGCAGCGCCTCGATCAGCGTGGCGGCCTTGGCCTGGGCCCGGGTGAGGTCAGCACTCAGATTCATGTGGAATAGGCCGAGTTCTCGTGGACGTACGCGTGGGACAGGTCGTTGGTCCAGATGGTGGCGGCATCGGCGCCGGCGTGCAGGTCGATCCGGACCGTGACGCCGCGGCCGGTGAGGTCCACCTTGGCGCGGTCCTCGGCGGCGGCACCGCCCCGGCACACCCAGATGCCGTTCACCGCGACGTCCACGGCGTCCGGCTCGAACACGGCGGCGGTCGTGCCGACCGCGGCGAGGATCCGGCCCCAGTTCGGGTCGTTGCCGAACAGCGCGGTCTTCACCAGGTTGTTGCGGGCCACCGTGCGGCCCACCTCGACCGCGTCGTCCTCGCTCGCCGCGCCGACCACCTCGATCGCGACCTCCTTGGTCGCGCCCTCGGCGTCGGCCAGGAGCTGCTGGGCCAGGTCGTGGCAGGCGGTGGTGACCGCGGCGGTCAGCTCGGCCTCGGTCGGCTCGATGCCGGAGGCGCCGCTGGACAGCAGCAGCACCGTGTCGTTCGTGGACATGCAGCCGTCGGAGTCGATCCGGTCGAACGTGATCCGGGTGGCGGCGCGCAGCGCGGCGTCCAGGGCGTCCGGCCCGGCCACCGCGTCGGTGGTGAGCACGCAGAGCATGGTGGCCATGGCCGGGGCGAGCATGCCCGCGCCCTTGGCCATGCCGCCGACGGTCCAGCCCGTACCCTGCGCCACTGTCGTCTTCGGCCGGGTGTCGGTGGTCATGATCGCCTCGGCGGCGGCCGGGCCGCCGTCGCGGGACAGGCCGCGCACCGCCTCGCGTACGCCGGGAAGAAGCTTGTCCATCGGCAGCCGCTCGCCGATCAGGCCGGTCGAGCAGACCGCCACCTCGCCGGCGCCGACGATCAGCCGCGCGTTCGCCGCGGTGATCGCGGCGGCGGTGTGCTCGGCGGTGGCGTGGGTGTCCTGGAAGCCGGCCGGGCCGGTGCAGGCGTTCGCGCCGCCGGAGTTGAGCACCACGGCGCGCACGACACCGCCGTGCACGACCTGCTGGCTCCAGAGCACCGGCGCGGCCTTGACCCGGTTGGCGGTGAAGACGCCCGCCACACCGGCGTCCGGGCCGTCGTTGATCACGAGGGCGACGTCGGCGGCGCCGGAGGACTTCAGTCCGGCCGCGACACCTGCGGCGCGGAACCCACGGGGGACGGTGACGCTCACGGGGCCACTCCAAACACGGACAGTCCGGTGGTCTCCGGGAGACCCACCATCAGGTTGGCGTTCTGCACGGCCTGACCGGCCGCGCCCTTGCCCAGGTTGTCGATCGCGCTGACCACGATCACCCGGCCCGAGTCGACGTCCACCGTCGCCTGGAGGTGGCAGGAGTTCGAGCCGGCGGTGGCGGCGGTGTGCGGCCAGGCCCCCTCGGGCAGCACGTGCACGAACGGTTCGTCGGCGTACGCGGCGGCCAGCACCGCGCGCGGGTCGGCGTCGCCGGTGGGCACGGCGGTGACGGTGGCCAGGATGCCCCGGGGCATCGGTGCGAGCACCGGGGTGAAGGACAGGCCGGTCGCGCCGGTGGCCTGCTTGATCTCCGGCACGTGCTGGTGCGCGCCCACCTTGTAGGGGGTCAGGTCGCCCATCACCTCGCTGCCGAGCAGGTGGGCCTTGGCGGCCCGGCCCGCGCCGGAGGTGCCGGAGGCGGCGACCACCACCACGTCGTCGGGGCGTACCGCGCCGGCCGCGATCAGCGGGGCCAGCGCCAGCGTGGTCGCCACGGCGTAGCAGCCGGTGCTGGCGACCCGCGTCGCGGCGGCGATCCCGGCCCGCTGTCCGGGCAGCTCGGGCAGCCCGTAGGTCCAGGTACCGGCGTGCTCGCCGCCGTAGTAGCGGGACCAGGCGACGGCGTCGCGCAGCCGGTGGTCCGCGCCGAGGTCGACCACCTTGACCGAATCGGGCAGCGTCGCGGCGAGCGCCGCGGACTGCCCGTGCGGCAGGGCCAGGAAGACCAGGTCCGCGTCGGCGAGGGTCGCCGGATCGGTCGCGGCGAACACCAGGTCGAGGCCCGCGAGGTGCGGGTGTACGGCGGTGACCGGTTGACCGGCCTGGCTGTGCGCGGTGGCGGCGATCAGCTCGAACTCGGGGTGACCGGCGAGCAGGCGCAGCAGTTCGCCTCCGGCGTACCCACTCGCCCCGGCCACAGCAAACCGAATGCCCATACCCACCTCCGCATGACTATGCAGAGAAGGGTACCGGTCGGGGCAGCGCCACCGCAAGGTCATACGGCGCGTTGCATAGCCATGAGATGGCGTTCACCCGCGGTTCGGGCGCCGCTCGCGCGCGCCGGTGTTGTTAAAAGGGGCCCCCTCCTCTACCGGAGGCGTTAAGAGGGGGCCCCTCCTTCAAGCGCCGCGCAGGGTGGCGCCGAAACGCTCGGCGGCGACAGCGACCGCCGCGTCGCGCGCGGCCACCGCCTCCTCGCCCGCGAGGGTCCGGTCCGGGGCGCGGAACGTCAGCTTGTACGCCAGCGACTTGCGTCCCGCACCGAGCTGCTCGGAGGTGTAGACGTCGAACAGCCGGACGTCCTCCAGCAGCGCGCCGGCGCCCTCGACCAGTGCCGCCCGCACGTCGGCCGCCGGCACCGAGTCGTCCACCACCAGCGCCACGTCGATCAGGGCCGGCGGGAACGTGGAGATGGTCGGTCCGGTCGCCAGCGGCGCGGCGGGCAGCGCGTCCAGGTCCAGTTCCATGGCGCTGGTACGCCGGGGCAGCTCCAGCGCGGCCAGCACGGCCGGGTGCAGCTCGCCGGCGTGGCCGACGACCACGTCGTCCACCACCAGTTCGGCGCAGCGGCCCGGGTGCCAGGGCGCGCGCTCCCCGGCCCGTACCGTCACCCGGTCGGCGGGGATCCCGGCGGCGTCGAGCACCGCCCGGCCCGCCTCGATCGCGTCCGCCCAGCCGGCCGTGCGGCCCACGCCCCACCAGCCGGCCGGTTCGATCTCACCGGTGAGCGCCACCGCGACGTGCCGCGGCTGGGCGGGCACCACCGCGTCGGCGGCGGCGAACTCCTCGTCCGTGGGCCGCCGGTCCACGCCCATGGCGGGCGGGGCGCCGGCGCCGGGACGCGGGTGGAAGACGGTGCCGATCTCGTAGATCGCCACGTCCCGCTGGCCCCGGCCGACGTTGCGCTTGACGATGCCGAGCAGCGGGCCGAGCAGCGTGGTGCGCAGCAGCGGCTCCTCCTCCGACAGCGGGTTCGCCAGCCGTACCGCGGGGCGGCGGGGGTCGTCGGCGGGCAGGCCGAGCTGGTCGACCAGTTCCGGCGCGACGAACGGCTGTGCCAGCACCTCGACATAGCCGCGCTCGGCGAGGGAACGGGCGACGGCCCGGCGGCGCTGCTGCTGCCAGGTCAGGCCCCGGCCGGGCGGCGCGGTGGGCAGCACCGACGGCACCCGGTCGTAGCCGTCGAGGCGCACCACCTCCTCCACCAGGTCGGCCGGGTCGGTCAGGTCGGGCCGCCAGCTCGGCGGCGTCACGGTCAGCACCTCGCCACCCCCGGCGGCGGAACCGCCACCGGTGGTCGTGCCGACGCTGCCCGGGTCCTCGGCGAGCCGGTCGGCGCCGCGGGTGACGGTGCAGCCGACCTGCTCCAGCAGCTCCACCACCCGGTCCGGCGAGTAGGTCACGCCGACCCGGCGCGACGGCAGGTCCACCGGCAGCGTCACCGGCGTACGCGGCGCGACGTGGTCGATGTCGAGCACCTCGGCGCCCGCGGTGCCGCCGGCGAGGTCGGTGAGCAGCCGGACCGCCTTCTCCAGCGCGACGAGCGGCAGCGCCGGGTCCACGCCCCGTTCCCACCGCTTCGCGGCCTCGCTGAACAGCTTGTGCCGCCGCGCGGTACGGCCGACGGTGGCCGGATCCCAGTGCGCTGCCTCGAACAGCACGTTCGTGGTGGAGGCGAGCACCTCGCTGGTCTCGCCGCCCATCACCGCGGCCAGCGAGATCGGAACGCCGGCGTCCTCGCCTGCGAGGGCGTTGGGCAGCCCAGCGTCGCAGATGACCAGGTCCTCGGCGGACAGCGTGCGGTTCACCCCGTCCAGCGTGGTCAGCTTCTCCCCCGCCTCGGCGCGGCGCACCACGAGCGTCCCGGCGATCCGGTCCGCGTCGAAGGCGTGCATCGGCTGGCCGAGTTCGAGCATCAGGTAGTTGGTGATGTCGACGGCGAGCGAGATGCTGCGCACCCCGGCCACGGTGAGGCGCTGCCGCATCCAGCCGGGCGTCTCCACGGTCGGGTCGACGCCGCGCACCATCCGCGCCGCGAACCGGTCGCAGCCGACCGGGTCGCGGACCTCCACCGGGTACGCCGGCTCGGCGGTCGCGCCGGGCGCGGGCGCGTCGGCCGGGTCGCGGAACGGCACGCCGAGCGCGTGCGACAGCTCCCGGGCGATGCCGCGCACGCTCAGCGCGTACCCGCGGTCCGGGGTGATCTCCATCTCGACCACGACGTCGTCCAGGCCGACGACGGGCCGGGCGTCGTCGCCGGGCTGCGCCTTGACGTCCTCGGGCAGCACGACGATGCCCGAGTGGTCGTCGCCGAGCCCCAGCTCCTGCGCGGAGCAGATCATGCCGTGGGAGTTGCGCCCGTACGTCTTGCGCGCGCCGATGGCGAACCCGCCGGGCAGCACCCCGCCGGGGAGGATCACCACGACCTTGTCGCCCACGGCGAAGTTGCGCGCCCCGCAGACGATCTCCTGCGGCTCGCCGGTGCCGTTCGCGGCACCGACGTCCACCCGGCAGAAGCGGATCGGCTTCTTGAAGCCGGTCAGCTCCTCGATCTCCAGAACCTCGCCGACGACGAGCGGGCCGGTGACCGACTCGCGCAGGTCCACGACGGACTCGACCTCGATGCCGAGGTCGACCAGCGCCTGCTCCAGGTCACCGGTGGGCAGGTCGACCGGGAGGTCCACGTACTCCCGCAGCCAACTGACAGAGACTCGCATGACTGTTAAACCACCGTTCCCGTAGCTCAGGCGCCGAACGCGCGGGTGAACCGCACGTCGCCCTCGGCCATGTCCCGCATGTCACTGACGCCGTGCCGGACCATCACGGTCCGGTCGATGCCCATGCCGAACGCGAATCCGGAGTAGACCTCCGGGTCGATGCCGCAGGCGCGCAGCACCCGCGGGTTGACCATGCCGCAGCCGCCCCACTCGACCCACTGCGGACCGTCCCGGTGCTCCGGGAACCAGACGTCGAACTCCGCCGACGGCTCGGTGAACGGGAAGTAGTGCGGCCGCCAGCGCGTCTTCGCGCCCTCGCCGAACATGGCCCGGGCGAAGTGGTCGAGCGTGCCGCGCAGGTGCGCCATGGTGATGCGCTTGTCCACCACCAGACCCTCGACCTGGTGGAAGACCGGCGCGTGGGTGGCGTCCAGCTCGTCGGTGCGGTAGACCCGGCCCGGCACCACCACGTAGATCGGCGGCTTGCGGCTGAGCATGGTGCGCGCCTGCACCGGCGACGTGTGCGTGCGCAGCACCAGGCCACTGCCCTCAGGTGCGATGTGGAACGTGTCCATCAGACCGCGCGCCGGGTGGTCGGCCGGGATGTTCAGCGCGTCGAAGTTGGTCCACTCCAGCTCGACCTCGGGGCCCTCGGCCACCTCGTAGCCCATGCCGATGAACAGATCGCTGATCTGCTCCATCAGCACACTGAGCGGGTGGCGGGCGCCGCGCGGCCGGCGGTCGTACGGCAGGGTCACGTCGACCCGCTCCTCGACCAGCACCCGCGCGGCCCGTTCCCGGTCCAGGATCTCCTGCCGGGCGGCGTACGCGGACTCGATCGCCCGGCGGGCCTCGTTGACCCGCTTGCCGGCGTCGGCCTTCGCGGCCGGCGGCAGCGCGCCGATCTCCCGGCGGGCCAGCGACACCGGGGACCGGTCACCGAGGTGCGCGGGGCGCAGCGCGGTGAGCGCGTCCGGGTCGGCGGCCCCGGCGAACGCCTTCTCGGCGTCGGCCACTGCTCCGGCCAGGGCGTCCGGGTCGAGCAGGGCGACCTGCTTCGGGTCGTACGGATCGTTGCGGTAGCTCATGGTGAACGGGCACTCCCTCACGGCGGCGCCGACCCTCACGGGTGGCTAGGCGAGTCTACGGACGCGCGGCTTCGCCGCAGCCCGCCGGTGGGGAGTCGTGCAGGGGGAAGGGTCAGGCCCGCCGCCCGCCGACACCGGCGGGCTGGCTAAACGAACGCCGTGGCGCGTTCATGACGAGGCGGACTCCCCTGCTGTGTCGTGCGTGACCGTGGGCCGACGCAGTGCTCTCGCGGAAGAATACAGGCAGACGGCCGCCGCCGCAGCCAGATTGAGACTCTCCGCGCGCCCGTGCAGCGGCACCCGGACCCGGGCGTCGGCGGCGTCGGTCAGCTCCTCGGGCAGGCCGTGCGCCTCCGAGCCGAACAGCCACGCGGTGGGTGCGGCCAGCCGTCCGGCGTCGGCGAGGTCGTCCAGGTCGCTGTCGCCGTACCCGGTGGTGGCGAAGACGGTGAGGCCGGCGGCCCGCAGCGCCTCGACTGCGGCGAGCGGGTCGGCGGCGCGCACCACGTCGACGTGGAAGAGGCTGCCGGCGGAGGCCCGCACGCACTTGCCGTTGTAGGGGTCGACCGCCTCGCCCGCGAAGACCACGGCGCCCGCGCCCGCCGCGTCGGCGGTGCGCAGCACCGTCCCGGCGTTGCCCGGGTCGCGGATCCCGGCGAGCACCGCGACCAGTCGCGGCCCGCGCGCCACGGCCTGCTCCAGGGGTACGTCGAGGTGGCGGCACACCGCCACCAGGCCCTGCGGGGCGACGGTCTCGGCCAGCGCGGCCAGCGCGTCGTCGGTCACCTCGGAGACCGGCACGTCGGCCCGGGCGGCGGCGGCCGCGAGGTCGGCGTACCTGTCGAGTGCCGCCGGGGTGCCGAACAGCTCGACCACGGTGCCGGTGCGGGCGAGCGCCTCCCGGACCGCCTGCGGCCCCTCGGCCAGGAACCGGCCGGCCTGGTCGCGGTCGCGACGGCGCTGCAGCCGCCGGGCCGCCACGATCCTCGGGGTACGCGGGGTGAACGGTCCGGGAACGGCGTCGAGGCGCCTCCCCTGCGAATGTGACTGCATGGGAGACGCCTCGATCTGCCGTACGGGGTGGGTCAGGCGGCCTGAGCCGCGGCGCCACCGGTGCCCTCGGCCGCCACGGCGGCGCGGGCCAGCTCGACGATCGCCGCGAACGAGGCGGCGTCGTTGACGGCCATGTCGGCCAGGATCTTCCGGTCGACCTCGATGCCGGCCAGGCGCAGGCCCTGGATCAGCCGGTTGTAGGTCAGGCCGTTGGCCCGGGCGCCGGCGTTGATCCGCTGGATCCAGAGCTGCCGGAAGTCGCCCTTGCGGTCGCGACGGTCCCGGTAGGAGTACTGCATCGAGTGCAGCACCTGCTCCTTGGCCTTGCGGTACAGCCGGGAGCGCTGACCGCGG from the Micromonospora sp. WMMA1947 genome contains:
- the argB gene encoding acetylglutamate kinase codes for the protein MNLSADLTRAQAKAATLIEALPWLARFSGATVVVKYGGNAMVDPELQRAFAADMVFLRYAGLKPVVVHGGGPQISAMLGRLGIASEFRGGLRVTTPEAMDVVRMVLVGQVGRELVGLINAHGPYAVGLSGEDAGLFTAVRRPAYVDGEAVDVGQVGDVESVNVSAVTDLIAAGRIPVISTVAPDADGVLHNLNADTAAAALAVALDARKLVVLTDVPGLYANWPDTSSLISEITADDLAKLLPSLESGMVPKMEACLRAVRGGVPAAHVVDGRVAHSTLLEVFTSEGFGTMVIDS
- the argF gene encoding ornithine carbamoyltransferase yields the protein MIRHFLRDDDLTPAEQAAVLDLAARMKADRYGHQPLAGPKSVAVLFDKQSLRTRISFDVGIAELGGHPLVVDTQVTHFGRGETLADAGRVLSRYVAAIVLRTHGDDRIAEVAAHATVPVVNALTDTYHPCQLLADLLTVRERFGGTAGRTLTYVGDAANNMAHSYLLAGATAGMHVRIAGPAGFQPDPEIVARAEKIAATTGGSVQVLTDPAKAVRGAHVVATDTWTSMGQESDGLDRITPFLPYQVNDALLGYADADVIVLHCLPAHRGEEITDEALDGPHSAVFDQAENRLHAQKALLTFLLEESA
- the argC gene encoding N-acetyl-gamma-glutamyl-phosphate reductase: MGIRFAVAGASGYAGGELLRLLAGHPEFELIAATAHSQAGQPVTAVHPHLAGLDLVFAATDPATLADADLVFLALPHGQSAALAATLPDSVKVVDLGADHRLRDAVAWSRYYGGEHAGTWTYGLPELPGQRAGIAAATRVASTGCYAVATTLALAPLIAAGAVRPDDVVVVAASGTSGAGRAAKAHLLGSEVMGDLTPYKVGAHQHVPEIKQATGATGLSFTPVLAPMPRGILATVTAVPTGDADPRAVLAAAYADEPFVHVLPEGAWPHTAATAGSNSCHLQATVDVDSGRVIVVSAIDNLGKGAAGQAVQNANLMVGLPETTGLSVFGVAP
- a CDS encoding arginine repressor, whose amino-acid sequence is MTAPLTRAARHARIVELIRDTPIHSQTELADLLAGDGIQVTQATLSRDLKELGAVTARGGDGRGVYLIPEDGHRPLRDAEGAPARLVRLLRELLNGVDSSGNIAVLRTPPGAAQYLASALDRAGLTEIVGTIAGDDTILVVAREADGGAALGERLAAWARRDDTAEGGTS
- a CDS encoding acetylornithine transaminase — its product is MSTLLQRWNATMMDNYGTPPLALVSGSGAVVVDETGREYVDLLGGIAVNALGHAHPAVVAAVSKQVATLGHVSNLFVAEPPVALAELLLALAGRPGRVFFANSGAEANEAAFKLSRLTGRRHVVATHGGFHGRTMGALALTGQPAKADPFRPLPGDVTHVPFGDADALAEAVTDDTAMLIIEPIQGENGVVVPPPGYLAAARRITAAHGALLVLDEVQTGVGRTGHWFAHQAEGVEPDVITLAKGLGGGLPLGACLAFGRAADLLTPGSHGTTFGGNPVSCAAALAVVSTIAHEGLLDHVKRIGERLRRGVEALGHPLVREVRGAGLLLGVVLDQPVSGAAAAALREAGFLVNPVQPDVVRLAPPLILTAAQADAFLAALPAALSAAVPPPSTDAAATAAAASDATTPTEAPA
- the argJ gene encoding bifunctional glutamate N-acetyltransferase/amino-acid acetyltransferase ArgJ, whose protein sequence is MSVTVPRGFRAAGVAAGLKSSGAADVALVINDGPDAGVAGVFTANRVKAAPVLWSQQVVHGGVVRAVVLNSGGANACTGPAGFQDTHATAEHTAAAITAANARLIVGAGEVAVCSTGLIGERLPMDKLLPGVREAVRGLSRDGGPAAAEAIMTTDTRPKTTVAQGTGWTVGGMAKGAGMLAPAMATMLCVLTTDAVAGPDALDAALRAATRITFDRIDSDGCMSTNDTVLLLSSGASGIEPTEAELTAAVTTACHDLAQQLLADAEGATKEVAIEVVGAASEDDAVEVGRTVARNNLVKTALFGNDPNWGRILAAVGTTAAVFEPDAVDVAVNGIWVCRGGAAAEDRAKVDLTGRGVTVRIDLHAGADAATIWTNDLSHAYVHENSAYST
- a CDS encoding argininosuccinate synthase; amino-acid sequence: MTERVVLAYSGGLDTSVAIPYLAERTGAEVIAVAVDVGQGGEDMAVIRQRALDCGAVESEVVDARDEFAADYCLPAIRANALYMDRYPLVSALSRPLIVKHLVAAARAHGGTIVSHGCTGKGNDQVRFEVGLAALAPDLTVVAPARDFAWTRDKAIAYAQEKGLPIDVSAKSPYSIDQNLWGRAVETGFLEDIWNAPVEDLYAYTEDPAAERDPDDVVITFDGGVPVAIDGETVTPYEAIRELNRRAGAHGVGRLDMVEDRLVGIKSREVYEAPGALALITAHQELEAVTVERDLARFKRGVDQRWGELVYDGLWFSPLKRSLDAFIDDAQRHVSGEVRLRLHGGRAVVTGRRSEASLYDFGLATYDTGDTFDQSLAKGFVRLWGLPSTMAAQRDARMGGA